Genomic segment of Sphingopyxis sp. QXT-31:
CAAAAAGAATTGCTGCGCGGGTGCGGTCGGCGTCGCGGGCCGGTGCTTCGATCGTCGTTTGCATAAACTCTCCCCGTTGACTCACTATGTAAACCATCGTTTACTTACGTCAATGGGAGAGACAAGATGACCGAGTCGCAGGCTGCGGAGCGCACGCCCGTCTATGAATTCGACTATATCGCCGACCCCGGCGTGCTCGCCGATTGCCACGATCGTTACTGGGAGCTGAAGGAGACCGCGCCGCCGGTGTTCTGGACCAGCGCGCATGGCGGCCACTGGGTGTGCAACACCGGCGCGACGGTGCAGCATGTGGTGCGGCATCCCGAGCTTTTCTCGAGCCGTTATCTGTCGATCCCGCCCAGCCCCGACCAGCCCAAGATGATCCCCGAGATGCTCGATCCGCCCGAGCATCGGCCGTATCGCCAGATGCTGCGCCCCTTTTTCGAATCCAAGGCGATCGAGCCGCTCGACGGGCGCATCGCGGCGTGGACCGACCAGTTGCTGGACGGCGTCGTGGACAAAGGCGAGTGCGATTTCGTCGAGGCGATCGGGTCGCGCCTGCCCGTCGCAGTGTTCATGGAATTGTTCGGCTTCCCGATGGAGAAGTTCGAGGAATTTCGCGGCCTCGTGACCGGCTTTTTCCATTCGCAGGCGAGCAACGAGAACCGCAACCAGCTCGCGCAGGCGATCGTCGGCAACCTCGCCGAATTGATCCAGCAGCGCATGGCCGAGCCAAAAGACGACATGATCTCCAAGATCATCGCGGGCGAAGTCGACGGGCGCAAGCTCACCTTCGAGGAGCTGATGTCGATCGGCTTCCTGATGTTCCTCGCCGGGCTCGACACGGTGACCAATGCGATGAGCTTCGGCATGCGCCACCTCGCGCACGACGAAACGCTCCGCCAGCGCGCGATCGACGATCCCGCGGTGATCCCGAACATGGTCGAGGAATTGCTGCGCCGCTACGCCTTTGTCGCCACGCCGCGCTATGTGACGCAGGATACCGAACTGGGCGGCGCACAGCTGCGCGCGGGCGACTGCATCCTCGCGCCGCTGCCGCTCGTCGGCTGGGACGAGACGCTGACCGAGGACCCGAAGACGGTTTCGGTCGAAAGGCAATTCTATCGCCACGCGGCGTTCGGATCGGGCATCCACACCTGCCTTGGCCTGCATCTCGCGCGCATGGAACTGATCATCTTCTACCGCGCCTGGTTCGGCCGCATCGGCCA
This window contains:
- a CDS encoding cytochrome P450 gives rise to the protein MTESQAAERTPVYEFDYIADPGVLADCHDRYWELKETAPPVFWTSAHGGHWVCNTGATVQHVVRHPELFSSRYLSIPPSPDQPKMIPEMLDPPEHRPYRQMLRPFFESKAIEPLDGRIAAWTDQLLDGVVDKGECDFVEAIGSRLPVAVFMELFGFPMEKFEEFRGLVTGFFHSQASNENRNQLAQAIVGNLAELIQQRMAEPKDDMISKIIAGEVDGRKLTFEELMSIGFLMFLAGLDTVTNAMSFGMRHLAHDETLRQRAIDDPAVIPNMVEELLRRYAFVATPRYVTQDTELGGAQLRAGDCILAPLPLVGWDETLTEDPKTVSVERQFYRHAAFGSGIHTCLGLHLARMELIIFYRAWFGRIGHFRQVTKGDETCRGGSVMALEHLHLAWDA